The window AACGTTGGTGGTGCCCTGTGCTCCGGCTGCGCCGGCAAGGAGACCCAGGCTGAGGGCCAGAACCACGGACGTACGGCAAGATGACCTGTAGCGGGACATGTCGATCCTCCTGGGGGTGAAGGGCGAGCGACCGGAAGCCGGAAGGCTCGCGGGGCGAAAGGGCCTCTTGCGGACACGTGTGGCAGACGGGGCAAGCTGGTCACGGGACAGGCGGGCCAACAAACACGCTCGTTGTTCTCGTTTTTCGATACTTCCTCCGGCGACTGACAGAGGCTCCACAATGCCGGGACGGTCTGGGAAAGGGACAGACGGCCAGCCATGCTTGCACTTTCTCCGGAGGACTGAACCCTGCATCCGTAAGTGCTGTCTGGGAGCAAGTTAAAATGCATGATAACCCGTCCCGGCTCGACCGTTCAATCCTGGCGGCGCGGGGCCGGGTTTTGCAGGCACCGAGGAGAACCGAGGGCGCCATCCTTATTTTCTGAGGCTGTGCTCCAGGCAGATGCTCTAGACTGTTGCCCGATGTCACGTCTCCACCGGCCCCAGGACAGGGCGTCATGACCGCTCCGGACGGGACCGGTGGACTGGGCCCTCAGCTGGACCGGGGGCGCAAGCTGCTGCACCTGTACCGCCGGGGTGTGGGCGGCGAGCGCACCAACGCCGGCCGACTGCTGCTGACCCACCTCAAGACCCATGACCTGACGTTGTACGACCTGGACCCCAGCCTGCCGGTCTCTCAGGACCTGTCCGACCTGGACCGCTGGCGCGAGAGTGCCGCGCTGCTGGCCCAGATCGGCAAGCCCGAGCAGGACGATGTCCTGACCCGGCTGGTGGACGCCACGGATCTGACCGAGACTGAGCTGGCCCGGCTGTTGCAGGCCGTGGACACCGAGACGCTGGTGGACGTGCGCGCCGACGGCTGGGCCTACACCCACGGCGGCAACGCCGACGACTACCGCCGCGCCGCCCGGCAGGTCACGCCCGCCGTCCTGCTGGCCGGTCAGGGGTCGCTGGCGGATCGCCTGCTGGCCGCCACCCTGCACCGCCACCACCTTCTGACCCACCCCGAACGCAACATCCGCGCGTCCGACGAGCTACAGAAGCGCGTGCTGCTGGGGCTAATCTTCGGGCTGACCGGACACCGCGCCGAGGCCACCGAGGCGGGCGTCCGCGCCCACCTGAATGCCGATCAGCTGGCCCGGGTGCGAGCGCTGCTGGCCGGGCACGGCGAACGCCTGAAGGCCGGAGCACTGGACTGGGCCGAGACACAGGCAGCTGAGGTGGGACGCGGGGGATAAGAGATAGATAGTCTTGTGCTGGTTCATCCGGACCACAAAACGGATAAAGACGCTGACTTAGGTTTCCTCACATTCCAACACAGGCCACAGGCACCCACAGGACCGGCTCAGGGCAGCATCACCTCATCTGTCGGCCTGTCGCTACCACACACGTTGGCCGCGTCAGTCCCTGAACTCTGCTTTTTCCATTCCACAACGTCCACTCCCCAACGAGGCCCCCGCCCATGAATGTCCTGTTTACCAAGAATTTCACCGTCACCGCCGCCCAGCTTCACGCCCTGAAGGGCAGCCGTTACGCGCTCTGGGCCAGCCACTCCGATCCCGGCCACGGCATGCTGGCGGCGGCAGACCACACCTTTCTGGAACCGCGTGGCCTGCTGGGCGACGACTATGCCGCGTGGCTGCTGGACGCCTGCGCGCGCCACGGCATCCAATTGGTCATTCCTGGCAAGGAGCGCGAACGACTGGCGGGCTGGGAGGAACAGTTTGCCGCAGCAGGCGTGACCCTGATCACCCCGGCCAGCGAGGCCACGCAGCGTCACCTGGACCGCAAGGACGAGTTTCTACGCGACTGGGACACCGACATCCTGCCGGTTCCGCGCTGGACCACCTTCGACAGCCTCGAGACGTTTGACGAGGCGGTGGCGAGCCTGCGCCAGCCGGACGTGCGCCTGTGCGTAAAGCCCGCGCGCGGCATCTACGCCAGCGGCTTCCGGGTGCTGCTGGACACGCCGGACCTGAACTCTTTCCTGAGAGGAGATCTGTACCAGATGAGCCACGCGTCGGCGCGGGAGCTGTTTGCCTCGGGTGAATTGCCCACCATGCTGCTGATGCACACGCTGGAAGGGGCCGAGCGCAGCGTGGACTGCGTGGCGTGGCAGGGGGAACTGCTGCGCGCGGTGGTGCGCCGCAAGGGCGGGGAGGGCCAGCAGATTGAGGACCGCCCGGATCTGTTGGAGGCTGCCCGCCAGATCAGCGCCCGCTATGGCCTGAGCGGCATCTTCAACTTCCAGACCAAGGATGGGCCGGATGCGGATGGCCGCAACCGCACGCCCAACATGCTGGAAATCAACGCCCGCGCCTCAGGGGGCCTGCGCTACAGCATGGCGGCGGGCGTCAATTTCCCACTGCTGCTGCTCGACGCCGCAACCGGCGTGCTGGACCGCGCCGCCATCCCCCCGGTCCTGACCGGTCTGCGCGTCACCGAGGACAAGGTGGCCCGCGTCATGCAGGGCGAGGAGGCGACGGCCTAATCTCTCTCCTGCCAGCCACTGCTGGGGCCACCGGCGCCCGGCCCGGCGTCACGCTGAGCCTGTAGCTGGAGTCGACTGACGCTGGGGGCCAGGAGTTCCCTTACGCGAAGCGTTCCAGTTCCGGGTGCTCCTTGAGCTGTTGCACCACGCGTTTGATGTCCTGGGTGCGGTCCTTGCGCACCACCAGCGTCACCTCGTTGGCGCGAACCACCACCACGTCATCCAGGCCGATCGTGGCGATCAGATCGTCGCCGTTTGTGGTGTAGAGAATTGCGCCGCCGGTGTCCAGGCCCACGTGACGGCCCACCGCG of the Deinococcus aerolatus genome contains:
- a CDS encoding ATP-grasp domain-containing protein gives rise to the protein MNVLFTKNFTVTAAQLHALKGSRYALWASHSDPGHGMLAAADHTFLEPRGLLGDDYAAWLLDACARHGIQLVIPGKERERLAGWEEQFAAAGVTLITPASEATQRHLDRKDEFLRDWDTDILPVPRWTTFDSLETFDEAVASLRQPDVRLCVKPARGIYASGFRVLLDTPDLNSFLRGDLYQMSHASARELFASGELPTMLLMHTLEGAERSVDCVAWQGELLRAVVRRKGGEGQQIEDRPDLLEAARQISARYGLSGIFNFQTKDGPDADGRNRTPNMLEINARASGGLRYSMAAGVNFPLLLLDAATGVLDRAAIPPVLTGLRVTEDKVARVMQGEEATA